One Carassius gibelio isolate Cgi1373 ecotype wild population from Czech Republic chromosome B18, carGib1.2-hapl.c, whole genome shotgun sequence DNA segment encodes these proteins:
- the lmo2 gene encoding rhombotin-2 — protein sequence MASTIERKTMETNEEPVDEVLQMPPSLLTCGGCQQSIGDRFFLKAIEQYWHEDCLSCDLCGCRLGEVGRRLYYKLGRKLCRRDYLRLFGQDGLCASCEKRIRAFEMTMRVRDKVYHLECFKCAACQKHFCVGDRYLLINSDIVCEQDIFEWTKINGSIV from the exons GGAGCCCGTGGACGAGGTGCTCCAGATGCCGCCGTCGCTGCTGACCTGTGGCGGCTGTCAGCAGAGCATCGGAGACCGCTTCTTCCTCAAGGCCATCGAGCAGTACTGGCACGAGGACTGCCTGAGCTGTGACCTCTGCGGCTGCCGCTTAGGCGAGGTGGGCCGCAGGCTTTACTACAAGCTTGGCAGGAAGCTGTGCAGGAGAGACTACCTCAG ACTGTTTGGTCAGGACGGGCTCTGTGCTTCCTGTGAAAAGAGGATCCGGGCTTTTGAAATGACCATGCGTGTCCGTGACAAAGTCTATCACCTCGAGTGCTTCAAATGCGCTGCCTGTCAGAAACACTTCTGCGTTGGAGACCGCTACCTGCTCATCAATTCGGACATTGTGTGTGAGCAGGACATTTTTGAGTGGACCAAAATTAATGGCAGCATAGTATAG